In the Sandaracinus amylolyticus genome, GTGCCGTCCGCGGGCGCGCGCAGCTCGACGTGCGAGTCGAGCGTGCCGCGCGCGTCGTCGTTCACCGCGATCGCGCGCATGCGCGACCAGGTCTGGTTGCGCTGCGGGCCGTAGACGTAGAGCACGGTGTCGAGCCCGTCGTGGCCGCTCGCGTCGAGCACGATGCGCGCGCCGCCCGCGGCGGTGAAGAGCCAGCCGGCGTAGCCGCGCTGCGAGAACGACGCGTCGAGCGCCTGGCCGTGATCGATCACGCCGCGCAGCTCGAGGCGACGCGAGACGGAATCGGCGGCCTCGTCGCGGTCGACGATCTCGATCTCTTCGGGCGCGGATTTGGGCTCCGCCGCGACGCAGCCGACGGCGAGGATCGCCATGAGCGGGAGCACTTGGACCTGGCGAATCATGGAGCGGGATCTCCTGGGTGGACGAGAGCGTTCCCCCGCCTCGCTCGTACAGCCCTCGCGCTTCGGGGTGCGCCGCGCCACGCACTTGTCGTTCCATGTAGCCAAACGCGGAGCAGGACCGCGTGATCAGTGGATGTTTCGCGGCAGAACGGCAGGGATGGCCGATCGAGTCGCCGGCGAGTGTGGCCAGTTGGCCTTCCAGGATTGCTGGAATCAGGACCGTCGGTCTAGGCTCGCGCCGTGGCCCGAATCCTCCACATCGAGGACGACCCCAAGAGCCGCCTGCTGGTCCGCAAGATCCTCGTCGCCGCAGGGCACGAGGTGGTCGATGCGGCCACAGGGCTCGAGGGCATCCGCCTGGCGGGCGAGGTCAGCCCCGAGCTCGTGCTCGTCGACATCAACGTGCCCGATCTCGACGGCTACGAAGTGACGCTGCGACTGCGCGGGATTCCACGCCTCGCGGGCGTACCGATCGTCGCGATCACCGCGGAGGGCGATCGCGCGACGAGCCTCGCGGTCGGCTGCGACGGCTTCCTCGAGAAGCCCATCGACGCGCGGCGCTTCCCTAAGCAGATCGAGAAGTTCTTACGTGGGCACCGCGAGCGCGCCGAGGACAACACCGGCGAGATCCACCTGCGCCAGCAGTCGCAGCGCATCGTCGAGCGCCTCGAGAAGAAGATCGTCGAGCTCTCGCAGGCGAACACGCGCCTCGAGGAGATGATGCGGCTCCGCCGCGAGTTCCTGCGCAACCTCTCGCACGAGCTCGCGACGCCGATGACGCCGGTCGTCGGCTACCTGAAGCTGCTGCTCGGCGAAGAGCTCGGCCCGCTCACGCCGGTGCAGCGCAAGGCGCTCACGAGCGTCGACGCCGCGACCTCGCGCCTGCGCTCGCTGATCGACACGCTGCTCGACGTCAGCTCGCTCGAGACCGGGCGGCTCCACTTCTACGCGCGCGACTACGACTTCGCGCAGGTCGCGGCGCGCGCGATCGACGAGAGCAAGCCGCGCTTCGAGGATCGACGGCTCACGCTGCGCGACGGCCGCAGCAAGGAGGCGCTCCTCGCGACGGGCGATCCCGACAAGCTGCGCCGCGCGATGGCGCACCTGCTCGACAACGCGGTGAAGTTCACGCCGCCGGGCGGCGAGGTCGCGATCGCGGTGCAGCGCGTCGCGGGCCCGACGCCCGAGGACGCCTCGTACGAGTTCATCGTCGCCGACAACGGCCCGGGCGTGCCGCCCGATCGCATCGCGAAGATCCTCGAGCCGTTCTACCAGGTCGACGGATCGGTCACGCGACAGCACGGCGGGGTGGGGCTCGGGCTCGCGTTCGCGCGTCGTGTCGCGGAGGCGATGGGCGGCGACGTGACGGTGAACAGCCCGCCGAGCCCGGCGCTCACGGCGCGCGGCCTCACCGGCACCGAGGTCGTCCTGCGGGTGAAGGTCCGCCCCCGGATCCCGGCGAGCACGCATCCGATGGAGTAGATCGATCGGGGTGCGCATCTACCTCGATCACCACGCCGCGACGCCGCTCTCCGAGGGCGCACGGCGCGCGATGGACGAAGCGCGCGAGCGTGGATGGGCGAACCCGGCGAGCGTGCACGCTGCGGGTCGGGCCTCGCGCGCGCTGCTCGAGAAGGGGCGCGACCGCATTGCTGCCGCGATCGGCGCGACGCCCGCGGAGATCGTGCTCACGTCGGGCGGCACCGAGGCGTGCAACCTCGCGGTGCGTGGGCTCGCGCGGCCGGGCTCGCACGTGATCACCACCGCGATCGAGCACCCCGCGATCGCGACGAGCGTCGAAGCGATCGCGGGATCGCGCGTGACGCGGCTCGCGGTGACCCACGGTCGCGCACCGAGCATCGACGAGGTCTCGCGCGCGATCACCGACGACACCTCGCTCGTCGCGCTGCAGTGGGTCAACCACGAGACCGGCACCGTGCTGCCGGTCGCGGAGATCGCCGCGCTGTGTCGGACGCGCGGTGTCGTGTGCGTGATCGATGCGACCCAGGCGCTCGGGAAGATCGCGATCGACGTGCGCGCGATCGGCGCGACTGCGATGGCGTTCGCGTCGCACAAGATCGGCGGGCCCGCGGGGGCGGGCGCGCTCTGGATCGCGCGCGATGCGCCGGAGCTCGCGTCGTTGATCCTCGGTGGCGCGCAGGAGCGCGGGCGTCGCGCGGGCTCGCCCGACGTGGTCTCGATCGCGGGCTTCGGTGGTGCGTGCGCGTCGATCGACGAGCGGCTCGCGGCGATGCCGGCGATCGCTGCGCGTCGTGATCGGATCGCGCGCGCGCTCGAGGAGCTCGGCGCGTCGATCAACGCAGGGGAGGGCGCTCGGGTCGCGACGTGCGTGAGCGCGAGCGTGCCCGGATGGCGCGGCAGCGCGCTGGTCGCGGCGCTCGATCTCGAAGGGCTCGAGGTCGCGAGCGGTGCGGCGTGCTCGTCGGGGCTCGATCGGCCGTCGCCGGTGATCGCAGCGATGCACGAGGACGAGCCGTGGCGCGCGAGCAGCGCGCTGCGCATCTCGCTCGGCCCCGAGACGAGCGACGCGATGATCGAGCGCGCGATCGACACGCTCCGCCGCGTGATCCCGCGCGCCTGAGAGCGATTCTGCAGACCTCAGACCGCGTCGAGGTTTCGCGCGTCCGGATCAGCGCGCGTCGCGATTCGGATCGCAAGTGCGCGAAAGAAGATCGGAATCGATCGAGCGTTCTCGCGCGATCGTGCGTTCGCTCGAATGGAACGCGAGGGATCCGGATGTTCAGGGGTCGCATTGACGATCGCGCGCGCGTGCGCCAGGTCGAGCGCGGTGAGCGGTCCCGAGCGCGTGTTGGTCGCGATGAGCGGCGGTGTGGACTCGTCGGTGGCAGCAGCGCTGCTTCGCGAGCAGGGGCACACGCTCGTCGGCGTCACGCTGCACCTCTGGGATGCGAGCGGCGAGAGCAAGGTCGGACGCTGCTGCGCGCCCGAGGATCGCGACGACGCGCGGCGCACCTGCGAGGCGCTCGACATCCCGCACTACGTGATCGACGAGCGCGACGCGTTCCGCAGCGAGGTCGTCGATCCCTTCCTCGACGCGTATCGCAGCGGCACGACCCCGAGCCCCTGCGTCGCGTGCAACCAGCACGTGAAGCTCGGCCGCCTCGCGCAGCTCGCGGATCAGCTCGGATGCACGAAGATCGCGACCGGGCACTACGCGCGCGTCGAGCTCGATCCCACGGGCCCGGTGCTCCTGCGGGGCGCCGACGCGAGCAAGGATCAGAGCTACTTCCTCTACGGCGTACCGAGCTCGATCCTCGCGCGCCTCGTGCTCCCGCTCGGCGCGATGACGAAGGATCGCACGCGCGACGAGGGTCGTCGCCTCGGCGTGCCGAACTGGGCGAAGAAGGACTCGCAGGAGCTCTGCTTCGTGCCCGACGGCGACATCGGCGGGTTCGTCGAGCGCGAGGCGGGCGCGGGCGCGACGGGGCGGATCGTCGACGAGACCGGCGCGGTGCTCGCGGCCCACGAGGGCGTGCAGCGCTTCACGATCGGACAGCGCAAGGGGCTCGGCCTCGCGGGTCCCGCGCCCGACGGCAAGCCGCGCTACGTCCTGCGGATCGTGCGCGACACCGGCGACGTGATCGTCGGCGGCGAGGAGGGTCTGCGCGCGGACGTGCTGACCGCGCGTCACGTCGCGTGGATCGGCGATGCACCGCGCGAGGGGTTCGAGGGCGAGGTCCAGATCCGTCATCGCCACGCGGCGTCGCCCGCGCGCATCGAGCCGACCGCGGACGGGTTCGTGGCGCGCTTCGCCTCGCCCCAGCGCGCGGTCGCGCCCGGCCAGGCGGCCGTGGTGTACGTTGGACCGCGCGTGGTCGGTGGTGGCACGATCGTGTG is a window encoding:
- the mnmA gene encoding tRNA 2-thiouridine(34) synthase MnmA → MSGPERVLVAMSGGVDSSVAAALLREQGHTLVGVTLHLWDASGESKVGRCCAPEDRDDARRTCEALDIPHYVIDERDAFRSEVVDPFLDAYRSGTTPSPCVACNQHVKLGRLAQLADQLGCTKIATGHYARVELDPTGPVLLRGADASKDQSYFLYGVPSSILARLVLPLGAMTKDRTRDEGRRLGVPNWAKKDSQELCFVPDGDIGGFVEREAGAGATGRIVDETGAVLAAHEGVQRFTIGQRKGLGLAGPAPDGKPRYVLRIVRDTGDVIVGGEEGLRADVLTARHVAWIGDAPREGFEGEVQIRHRHAASPARIEPTADGFVARFASPQRAVAPGQAAVVYVGPRVVGGGTIV
- a CDS encoding cysteine desulfurase family protein; protein product: MRIYLDHHAATPLSEGARRAMDEARERGWANPASVHAAGRASRALLEKGRDRIAAAIGATPAEIVLTSGGTEACNLAVRGLARPGSHVITTAIEHPAIATSVEAIAGSRVTRLAVTHGRAPSIDEVSRAITDDTSLVALQWVNHETGTVLPVAEIAALCRTRGVVCVIDATQALGKIAIDVRAIGATAMAFASHKIGGPAGAGALWIARDAPELASLILGGAQERGRRAGSPDVVSIAGFGGACASIDERLAAMPAIAARRDRIARALEELGASINAGEGARVATCVSASVPGWRGSALVAALDLEGLEVASGAACSSGLDRPSPVIAAMHEDEPWRASSALRISLGPETSDAMIERAIDTLRRVIPRA
- a CDS encoding sensor histidine kinase, which translates into the protein MARILHIEDDPKSRLLVRKILVAAGHEVVDAATGLEGIRLAGEVSPELVLVDINVPDLDGYEVTLRLRGIPRLAGVPIVAITAEGDRATSLAVGCDGFLEKPIDARRFPKQIEKFLRGHRERAEDNTGEIHLRQQSQRIVERLEKKIVELSQANTRLEEMMRLRREFLRNLSHELATPMTPVVGYLKLLLGEELGPLTPVQRKALTSVDAATSRLRSLIDTLLDVSSLETGRLHFYARDYDFAQVAARAIDESKPRFEDRRLTLRDGRSKEALLATGDPDKLRRAMAHLLDNAVKFTPPGGEVAIAVQRVAGPTPEDASYEFIVADNGPGVPPDRIAKILEPFYQVDGSVTRQHGGVGLGLAFARRVAEAMGGDVTVNSPPSPALTARGLTGTEVVLRVKVRPRIPASTHPME